In Candidatus Sodalis pierantonius str. SOPE, one DNA window encodes the following:
- the yfiH gene encoding purine nucleoside phosphorylase YfiH has protein sequence MSRLILPDWPAPSQVGACSTTREGGVSQAPWHSLNLGDHVGDDPDAVAENRPRLRALAHLPAAPHYLTQVHGVDVVVLEDAAPTSLRGDAVYTRRPGEVCVVMTADCLPVLFCDRGGREVAAAHAGWRGLCAGVLEQTLAAFQAPRADILAWRGPAIGPTAFEVGAEVKDAFTRHDPAAAGAFVPRGEKYLADLYQLARLRLRTAGIRAIYGGKHCTVQENNTFFSYRRDGVTGRMATLVWLI, from the coding sequence GTGAGCCGGCTTATTCTGCCCGACTGGCCCGCGCCTTCCCAGGTTGGCGCCTGTAGCACGACCCGCGAGGGCGGCGTGAGCCAAGCGCCTTGGCATTCGCTCAACCTGGGGGATCATGTCGGGGATGATCCCGACGCCGTTGCCGAAAATCGCCCTCGGCTGAGGGCGCTGGCGCATCTTCCCGCCGCGCCGCACTACCTGACCCAGGTGCACGGCGTCGATGTGGTGGTGTTAGAGGACGCGGCGCCGACGTCGCTGCGCGGGGATGCGGTCTACACCCGCAGGCCGGGCGAGGTTTGCGTCGTGATGACCGCCGATTGTTTGCCGGTGCTGTTTTGCGATCGCGGAGGGCGGGAGGTGGCCGCGGCGCATGCCGGTTGGCGGGGATTATGCGCCGGCGTGCTGGAGCAGACGCTGGCGGCGTTTCAGGCGCCGCGCGCGGACATACTCGCCTGGCGGGGTCCGGCCATTGGGCCAACGGCGTTTGAGGTGGGCGCTGAGGTTAAAGACGCCTTTACCCGTCACGACCCCGCGGCCGCCGGCGCGTTCGTCCCGCGGGGCGAAAAATATCTGGCCGATCTCTATCAATTGGCGCGTTTACGTCTGAGAACGGCCGGAATCCGCGCCATATATGGCGGTAAGCATTGCACAGTGCAGGAAAACAACACTTTTTTCTCCTATCGGCGCGATGGTGTCACCGGACGTATGGCAACTTTGGTCTGGCTGATATAA
- the raiA gene encoding ribosome-associated translation inhibitor RaiA translates to MIINITGKQMEITPAIRQHAEERLAKLAKWQTQLINPHIILSKQPQGFVADATLSTPNGQLVASATHQDMYLAINELLAKLERQINKVQHKGEARRGMC, encoded by the coding sequence ATGATAATCAACATTACCGGTAAGCAAATGGAGATCACTCCCGCCATTCGTCAACACGCGGAAGAGCGCCTGGCAAAACTGGCAAAATGGCAGACCCAGCTGATTAATCCGCATATTATCCTCTCCAAACAGCCGCAGGGTTTTGTTGCCGACGCGACGCTGAGCACGCCCAATGGGCAACTGGTGGCCAGCGCGACCCATCAGGACATGTATCTGGCGATAAACGAGCTGCTGGCGAAACTTGAACGTCAAATCAATAAAGTCCAGCATAAAGGGGAAGCGCGCCGCGGAATGTGTTAA
- the bamD gene encoding outer membrane protein assembly factor BamD, with protein MMRMKYLVAAATLSLVLAGCSSNKDAVPDNPPSEIYASAQQKLQDGNYKGAIKELEALDNRYPFGPYAQQVQLDLIYAYYKSADLPLAQASIDRFLRLNPTHPNVDYVLYMRGLTDMALDDSTLQGFFGVDRSDRNPEHARAAFRDFTQLIRGYPNSQYAMDATKRLVYLKDRLAKHELSVVEYYNKRGAYVAVANRVEQMLRDFPDTQATRQALPYMEKAYRELQLNGQADKVTKIIASNPA; from the coding sequence ATGATGCGTATGAAATATCTGGTGGCAGCCGCCACACTGAGCCTGGTGCTGGCGGGTTGTTCCAGTAACAAAGACGCCGTTCCCGATAATCCCCCCTCCGAGATCTATGCTTCCGCGCAGCAAAAGCTGCAGGACGGTAATTATAAAGGCGCTATCAAGGAGCTGGAGGCGCTGGATAACCGCTATCCGTTCGGTCCCTACGCGCAACAGGTTCAGCTTGACTTGATTTATGCTTACTACAAATCCGCCGACCTGCCGCTGGCGCAAGCCTCCATCGACCGTTTTCTGCGGCTTAATCCCACCCATCCGAATGTCGACTACGTACTCTACATGCGTGGTTTGACTGATATGGCGCTGGACGACAGCACATTACAGGGATTCTTCGGCGTGGACCGTTCCGATCGCAACCCGGAGCATGCGCGCGCGGCGTTTCGCGATTTCACGCAGCTGATTCGGGGTTATCCGAACAGCCAGTATGCCATGGATGCCACCAAACGTCTGGTTTATCTCAAAGACCGGCTGGCCAAGCATGAACTGTCGGTGGTGGAGTACTATAACAAACGCGGCGCCTATGTGGCGGTGGCCAACCGCGTTGAGCAAATGCTGCGCGACTTCCCCGATACGCAGGCGACGCGCCAGGCGCTGCCCTATATGGAAAAAGCCTATCGGGAATTACAGTTGAACGGCCAGGCGGACAAAGTGACGAAGATTATCGCGTCAAACCCGGCCTAA
- the rluD gene encoding 23S rRNA pseudouridine(1911/1915/1917) synthase RluD has translation MAQHQHLTGTVNESQLGQRLDQTLAEMFPDYSRSRIKAWIFDGRVRVNGRVTAVPKEKMFGGEFVEIQAIIEEEPRWEAQAIPLNIVYEDDDILVINKPRDLVVHPGAGNADGTVLNAFLHYFPPIVDVPRAGIVHRLDKDTTGLMVVAKTVPAQTRLVESLQTREITREYEAVAIGTMTAGGTVEQPIARHSTKRTHMAVHPMGKPAVTHYRIMEHFHAHTRLRLRLETGRTHQIRVHMAHINHPLVGDPLYGGRPRPPKGASEAFNEVLRRFDRQALHATLLRLYHPITSIEMEWHAPLPQDMVALIAALKEDTELFKESMDWL, from the coding sequence ATGGCACAGCATCAACACCTCACCGGAACGGTGAATGAATCACAACTCGGGCAACGTTTAGATCAGACTTTGGCTGAAATGTTCCCTGATTATTCACGATCGCGGATAAAAGCCTGGATCTTTGACGGCCGGGTGAGGGTGAACGGACGGGTCACGGCGGTGCCAAAAGAGAAAATGTTTGGCGGTGAATTCGTTGAAATACAAGCTATTATCGAAGAAGAGCCGCGCTGGGAAGCGCAAGCTATCCCGTTGAATATTGTTTATGAAGATGACGATATTCTTGTCATCAATAAACCCCGCGATTTGGTGGTCCATCCTGGCGCCGGCAATGCCGATGGCACCGTGTTGAACGCGTTCTTGCACTATTTCCCTCCCATCGTGGATGTGCCCCGAGCGGGGATCGTTCATCGTCTGGACAAAGATACCACCGGTTTGATGGTGGTGGCCAAGACCGTGCCGGCGCAAACCCGCCTGGTGGAATCGCTCCAGACGCGGGAAATTACCCGCGAATATGAAGCTGTGGCTATCGGCACCATGACCGCCGGCGGCACCGTGGAGCAGCCAATCGCCCGCCACTCTACCAAGCGGACGCATATGGCGGTCCATCCGATGGGAAAGCCAGCGGTGACCCATTACCGCATTATGGAGCATTTTCACGCCCATACGCGCCTGCGCCTGCGTCTGGAGACCGGCCGCACCCATCAGATCCGCGTCCATATGGCGCATATCAACCATCCGCTGGTGGGCGATCCCCTTTATGGCGGCCGTCCTCGACCGCCGAAAGGCGCTAGTGAAGCGTTTAACGAAGTGCTGCGCCGCTTTGATCGCCAGGCGCTGCATGCCACCTTGCTGCGGCTTTACCATCCCATCACCTCGATTGAAATGGAATGGCATGCTCCGCTGCCGCAGGATATGGTGGCGCTGATAGCGGCGTTGAAAGAGGATACGGAACTGTTTAAAGAAAGTATGGATTGGCTGTGA
- the pheA gene encoding bifunctional chorismate mutase/prephenate dehydratase, translated as MNNNTLLTLRDRISALDLKLLSLLAERRALALDVARSKIASQRPIRDIARERELLKRLVTEGQKLDLDGFYVTRLFQMIIEDSVLTQQALLQLDLNHQEERSARIAFLGPKGSYSHLAARQYGARYFEQVIECGCQKFGDIVQLVETGQAEYGILPIENSSSGSINEVYDLLQHTHLSLVGEIAIPIDHCVLVSGSTDLDRIEVVYSHPQPFQQCSQFLGRFPQWEFEYCESTAAAMEKVAQLNRPTVAALGSGQGGALYGLQVLENNLANQQENITRFIVLARKSIDVTEQVPAKTTLIMATGQQSGALVEALLVLRTHGIVMTRLESRPIHGNAHEEMFYIDVQANLRSTKMQKALRELQAITRSLKVLGCYPSENVLPVDPE; from the coding sequence ATGAATAACAACACTTTATTGACGCTGCGCGATCGGATAAGCGCGCTGGATCTCAAATTGCTGTCTTTACTGGCGGAAAGGCGCGCTCTGGCACTGGATGTTGCGCGTAGCAAGATAGCCTCGCAACGGCCGATACGCGATATCGCGCGCGAGCGCGAACTGCTGAAACGCTTAGTCACCGAAGGCCAGAAACTCGACCTCGACGGTTTTTACGTGACCCGACTGTTTCAAATGATTATCGAAGATTCCGTGTTAACACAGCAGGCCCTGCTGCAACTGGATCTTAATCATCAAGAGGAGCGCTCTGCGCGCATCGCGTTTCTTGGCCCTAAAGGTTCCTATTCCCACCTGGCGGCGCGGCAGTATGGCGCGCGCTATTTTGAGCAGGTTATAGAGTGCGGTTGCCAAAAATTCGGCGATATCGTTCAGTTAGTGGAAACGGGCCAGGCGGAATACGGTATTTTGCCGATTGAAAACAGCAGTTCGGGTTCAATCAACGAAGTGTACGATCTGCTACAGCACACCCACCTGTCTTTGGTGGGAGAAATCGCTATTCCAATCGATCACTGCGTATTAGTTAGCGGCAGTACCGATCTGGATCGTATCGAGGTGGTCTACAGCCATCCGCAGCCTTTTCAACAGTGCAGCCAGTTCCTGGGACGTTTCCCGCAGTGGGAATTCGAGTACTGCGAAAGCACCGCCGCGGCCATGGAAAAAGTGGCACAGCTTAACCGACCCACCGTCGCCGCGCTGGGCAGCGGACAGGGCGGGGCTTTGTACGGTTTGCAGGTGCTGGAAAATAACCTGGCCAACCAGCAGGAGAACATTACCCGTTTTATCGTGCTGGCCCGCAAATCTATCGACGTCACCGAGCAGGTGCCGGCGAAAACCACGCTTATCATGGCCACCGGCCAGCAGTCCGGCGCGCTTGTCGAGGCGCTGCTAGTGCTGCGGACCCACGGTATTGTGATGACGCGCCTGGAATCCCGGCCGATACACGGCAATGCCCATGAAGAGATGTTTTATATTGATGTGCAGGCCAATTTGCGCAGTACGAAAATGCAAAAAGCATTGCGCGAGCTGCAGGCAATTACGCGGTCGCTGAAGGTCTTGGGCTGCTACCCGAGTGAAAATGTCCTGCCGGTGGATCCTGAATAA